Proteins from a genomic interval of Verrucomicrobiota bacterium:
- a CDS encoding glutathione-dependent formaldehyde dehydrogenase, producing MKALCWHGKEDVRIDTVPDPKIVHPTDVIVKITTTAICGSDLHLYDGVMPTMEKGDVIGHEPMGEVVEAGRDVRKLKVGDRVVVPFTICCGHCWFCERTLFSLCDNSNPNKEMAAKVLGQSPAGLFGYSHMLGGFPGGQAEYLRVPFADVGPIKIPEGLTDEQVVFLSDIFPTGYMAAENADIEPGDTVAVWGCGPVGQFCIKSAWMLGAGRVIAIDREPERLQMAREHGKAETINFEKESVYDHLMDMTGGRGPDRCIDAVGCEAHAGSTLPAMLDKAKAVVAIAADRPHVLREAIVCCRKGGTLSIPGVYIGFPDKIPFGAIVNKALTLKSGQTHVPRYTEPLLRRIQAGEIDPSFIITHRLPLEQGPEAYKTFRDKKDGCIKVVLKP from the coding sequence TTGAAAGCGCTCTGCTGGCACGGCAAAGAAGACGTGCGAATCGATACAGTTCCCGACCCGAAAATCGTTCATCCGACCGACGTGATCGTCAAGATCACCACCACGGCGATCTGCGGCTCCGACCTTCACCTCTATGACGGCGTTATGCCGACCATGGAAAAGGGCGATGTGATCGGCCACGAACCGATGGGCGAAGTCGTCGAGGCCGGACGCGACGTCCGGAAACTAAAAGTGGGCGATCGCGTAGTCGTGCCGTTCACCATCTGTTGCGGTCACTGTTGGTTCTGTGAACGGACGCTGTTCTCCCTTTGCGACAATTCAAATCCCAACAAGGAGATGGCTGCGAAGGTCCTGGGGCAATCTCCGGCCGGTCTCTTCGGCTACTCTCATATGCTGGGCGGTTTTCCCGGCGGCCAGGCCGAATACCTCCGGGTACCGTTCGCCGACGTCGGTCCGATCAAAATTCCGGAAGGCCTGACGGATGAACAGGTGGTGTTTTTGTCCGATATCTTCCCGACCGGATACATGGCGGCGGAGAACGCCGACATCGAACCCGGCGACACCGTCGCCGTGTGGGGCTGCGGGCCGGTGGGACAATTCTGCATCAAGAGCGCCTGGATGCTCGGCGCCGGCCGGGTGATCGCCATCGACCGGGAACCAGAACGCCTGCAGATGGCCCGGGAGCACGGCAAGGCGGAGACGATCAACTTCGAAAAGGAAAGCGTCTATGATCATCTCATGGACATGACCGGGGGACGCGGGCCGGACCGCTGCATCGACGCCGTCGGGTGCGAAGCGCACGCCGGCAGCACCCTGCCGGCGATGCTTGACAAAGCCAAGGCGGTGGTGGCCATCGCCGCCGACCGGCCCCATGTGCTGCGCGAAGCCATCGTCTGTTGCCGCAAGGGCGGCACCCTCTCCATTCCAGGGGTGTACATCGGTTTTCCCGACAAGATTCCTTTCGGGGCGATCGTGAATAAGGCGCTAACCCTCAAGTCGGGCCAGACGCACGTCCCACGTTACACCGAACCTCTGCTGCGCAGGATCCAGGCGGGCGAGATCGATCCTTCCTTCATCATCACCCACCGGCTGCCGCTCGAGCAAGGTCCCGAGGCCTACAAGACCTTCCGCGATAAAAAAGACGGCTGCATCAAGGTCGTGCTGAAACCGTGA
- a CDS encoding polyisoprenoid-binding protein codes for MKTSKLIIVTLFVGSLGLAAQAADTYQIDPVHSSVVFKVRHLNVTDFYGRFNDVTGTVTLDPSNPAADSLDLEVKSDSIDTHTEKRDQVLKGPDFFNVKQFPTIAFKSAKIEKAGDDTYNVTGNLTLRGVTKPLTLEFKITGEGKGMKDEYRAGGETQFTIRRGDFGMTYMPGIAGDDITLIISLEGIKK; via the coding sequence ATGAAAACTTCCAAGCTCATCATTGTCACTCTCTTCGTCGGTTCACTCGGTTTGGCGGCGCAAGCGGCCGACACCTACCAGATCGATCCGGTACATTCCTCAGTCGTGTTCAAGGTCCGTCACCTGAACGTCACCGATTTTTACGGCCGCTTCAACGATGTGACCGGGACCGTGACCCTCGACCCGTCCAACCCGGCCGCAGATTCACTCGATCTGGAAGTCAAGAGCGACAGCATCGATACCCACACTGAAAAGCGTGACCAAGTTCTCAAGGGCCCTGATTTTTTTAACGTCAAACAATTTCCGACCATCGCGTTCAAGAGCGCGAAAATCGAAAAAGCGGGGGACGACACCTATAACGTTACCGGCAATCTGACGCTACGCGGTGTGACCAAGCCGTTGACCCTCGAGTTTAAGATAACCGGCGAAGGCAAGGGCATGAAAGACGAGTATCGCGCCGGCGGGGAGACCCAGTTCACGATCAGACGCGGCGACTTCGGCATGACGTATATGCCCGGCATCGCTGGGGATGACATCACGCTGATCATCAGCCTTGAAGGGATCAAGAAGTAA
- a CDS encoding CHASE3 domain-containing protein, producing the protein MIVPTSSRLLRWAFIAASIVLVADVLVCLLSVHRFFQDIEFAERSDIFLDEVNHTLALIKDAETGQRGYLLTGDERFLEPYRAAMSGLDEQLAKLMQQTTGIFRNSRDQVARYEQLVRENLGSLASVIEARRQGHPPALDTLYQSKQLTDEVRAQASRLIATERAGLSARNEEALDNLHWTYGSFAGAAVLNLVLLAVLWWTVQCERSARTEAERANRLKDEFLATLSHELRTPIHAVLGWTAVLSNERFDDLQEIRRGLRVIEQNAEAQAQLVEELLDLSRIIAGRLHLECQPVDFAAVIQAAIATVQVTAEKKGVRLTAELPSTDGAVWGDPARLQQVVWNLLINAIKFTPAGGEVAVALRKADHLVELTVRDNGIGIRPEMLPHLFERFRQGDSSLTRRYGGLGIGLALVKSLVGMQGGSIQAYSRGEGHGATFTVRLPLADSATPSVPQFTPLWRGDPARTLSQQL; encoded by the coding sequence ATGATCGTTCCGACTTCGTCCCGACTGCTGAGATGGGCCTTTATCGCCGCATCCATCGTTCTGGTGGCGGATGTACTGGTCTGTCTGCTCTCCGTGCACCGTTTTTTTCAGGATATAGAATTCGCCGAAAGATCTGATATTTTCCTCGACGAGGTGAACCACACGCTCGCGCTGATCAAGGATGCGGAGACGGGCCAGCGCGGTTACCTGCTCACCGGCGACGAGCGGTTTCTGGAGCCGTACCGCGCTGCGATGAGCGGCCTGGATGAGCAGCTTGCAAAGTTAATGCAGCAGACAACCGGCATCTTCCGCAACTCCCGGGATCAGGTTGCCCGGTACGAGCAACTGGTCCGGGAAAATCTCGGCTCGCTGGCCAGCGTCATTGAAGCGCGGCGCCAGGGGCATCCGCCGGCTCTCGACACGTTGTATCAAAGCAAGCAGCTGACCGATGAGGTGCGCGCGCAGGCGTCGCGTCTGATTGCGACGGAGCGCGCGGGTTTGTCTGCGCGCAATGAAGAGGCCCTCGACAACCTCCATTGGACTTACGGCAGCTTTGCGGGGGCCGCGGTGCTGAATCTGGTCCTGCTGGCGGTCCTTTGGTGGACCGTGCAGTGCGAGCGTTCCGCCCGCACCGAAGCGGAGCGTGCCAACCGCCTGAAAGACGAGTTTTTGGCCACCCTCTCCCACGAACTGCGTACCCCGATCCACGCGGTGCTGGGCTGGACGGCCGTGCTGAGCAACGAGCGCTTTGACGACCTGCAGGAGATCCGCCGGGGGCTTAGGGTCATCGAGCAGAACGCGGAAGCCCAGGCGCAGCTGGTCGAAGAACTCCTAGATCTCTCACGCATCATTGCCGGCCGTTTGCACCTGGAATGCCAGCCGGTCGATTTCGCCGCGGTGATTCAGGCCGCCATTGCCACGGTGCAGGTTACGGCCGAGAAAAAGGGCGTGCGCCTGACCGCCGAGTTGCCGTCCACGGACGGCGCGGTCTGGGGTGACCCGGCGAGGCTGCAACAGGTCGTCTGGAACCTGTTAATCAACGCCATCAAGTTTACTCCTGCCGGCGGGGAGGTCGCGGTGGCGCTGCGGAAGGCGGATCATCTCGTCGAGCTGACCGTGCGCGACAACGGCATAGGCATCAGGCCGGAAATGTTGCCGCACCTCTTTGAGCGCTTCCGACAGGGGGATAGTTCGCTCACGCGCCGTTACGGCGGCCTGGGTATCGGCCTGGCGCTGGTCAAGAGCCTGGTCGGCATGCAGGGCGGCAGCATCCAGGCCTACAGCCGGGGCGAAGGCCACGGGGCCACTTTCACCGTGCGCTTGCCCCTGGCCGACTCCGCAACGCCCTCGGTACCCCAGTTTACGCCTCTCTGGCGGGGAGACCCGGCGCGAACCCTGTCGCAGCAGCTCTGA